A DNA window from Vibrio cidicii contains the following coding sequences:
- a CDS encoding response regulator, which yields MQEVSRILVVDDDEEIRELLDEYLSRSGYQVTTVADGVQLKAHLSQEGFPDLILLDIMLPGEDGFSLCQYIRRESSVPIIMLTAVSEETDQIIGLEIGADDYIAKPFNPRHLIARIKAVLRRVQVRQEKSSDTLPKQILFGDWSLDTLAHRLTHQETQTQHELSGSDFALLMLFLTRPNEVLDRDTISYATRGRESLPFERGIDVQLSRLRQRLGDSARYPHYIKTMRGNGYILSVPVSYEH from the coding sequence ATGCAGGAAGTAAGCCGAATTTTGGTGGTTGACGACGACGAAGAGATCCGTGAGCTGTTGGATGAGTATCTGTCGCGCAGCGGATATCAGGTGACAACTGTCGCCGATGGTGTACAGCTCAAAGCACATCTTAGCCAAGAGGGCTTTCCGGACTTGATCCTGCTCGACATCATGCTGCCCGGCGAGGATGGCTTTAGCTTGTGCCAGTACATTCGCCGTGAATCGAGCGTGCCGATCATTATGCTTACCGCTGTCTCGGAAGAGACTGACCAGATCATCGGTTTAGAAATTGGCGCTGATGACTACATCGCGAAACCGTTTAATCCGCGCCACCTGATCGCCCGCATCAAAGCGGTGTTGCGTCGCGTGCAAGTTCGACAAGAAAAGAGCAGTGATACGTTGCCAAAGCAGATTCTGTTCGGTGATTGGAGCCTAGACACTCTGGCCCATCGCCTTACCCATCAGGAAACGCAAACGCAACACGAGCTCTCAGGCAGTGATTTTGCATTGCTGATGCTGTTTTTGACTCGGCCAAATGAGGTGCTGGATCGCGACACCATCTCCTATGCAACCCGAGGGCGAGAATCACTGCCATTCGAGCGCGGTATCGATGTGCAATTGAGCCGTTTGCGCCAGCGTTTGGGTGACAGTGCGCGCTATCCGCACTACATCAAAACCATGCGCGGCAACGGTTACATTCTCTCAGTCCCTGTCAGTTATGAACATTAA
- a CDS encoding ATP-binding protein, producing the protein MLRFKPHSLVARTLMLTLLAVVIAQGIATAIWYSQSKQKELEGIRSTSASMASMFASTVTFFQSLPVNYRHIVLDQIRNMGGTRFFVSFNREKLQVEPIENTRLKEASVSAIKSVLKQKLTRVESVSVDFSSPEKLRLLKNDIYLHDLPKSWAHHTLTLAPINPPVLVVQIELSSHEWIYIAALLPAPYLTLDDELLGREQILFLFLSTSLLLLLTYAMIRRQVKPLKRLARAANEMSMNIEQPPLAEEGASELVTATRAFNRMQQRIRRYVADREHLFSAISHDLKTPITRLRLRAELLDDERKRSKFNQDLDELEMMVKGALQCVRDTDLHENNDYIDLNVMLEQIIESYNQHQVRVHFTPHPMEPLVAKPLAIKRVLTNLLDNALKYAGRAEVQLEENDNWVKVTITDSGPGIPNHKLEAVFEPYYRLAHDTEGHGLGLGICRNILHGHGGDLTLSNLPKGGLKVEVLIPSGLEV; encoded by the coding sequence ATGCTGCGATTCAAGCCCCATTCATTGGTTGCGCGAACCTTGATGTTGACGCTACTGGCGGTGGTGATAGCCCAAGGCATCGCCACCGCGATTTGGTATAGCCAGTCGAAACAGAAAGAGCTTGAAGGGATCCGCTCGACGTCAGCCAGCATGGCGAGCATGTTTGCTTCGACCGTAACCTTTTTCCAATCTTTACCGGTCAACTATCGTCATATTGTTTTGGATCAGATCCGCAATATGGGCGGTACGCGCTTTTTCGTCTCCTTTAACCGCGAAAAATTACAGGTCGAACCGATTGAAAATACCCGCTTAAAAGAGGCGTCGGTTAGCGCCATCAAAAGTGTGCTAAAGCAAAAGCTCACGCGGGTCGAATCGGTGTCGGTCGATTTTTCCAGCCCGGAAAAATTACGGCTGCTCAAAAACGACATCTATTTGCACGATTTGCCCAAATCGTGGGCGCACCACACCTTAACTTTGGCGCCGATTAACCCGCCTGTGCTGGTGGTGCAAATTGAGCTAAGTAGCCATGAATGGATCTACATCGCTGCGCTTTTACCTGCTCCGTATCTGACCTTGGATGACGAACTGTTGGGGCGAGAGCAGATACTGTTTCTGTTTTTGTCCACCAGCTTATTGCTGCTGCTCACCTATGCGATGATCCGTCGGCAGGTGAAACCGCTCAAACGGCTGGCGCGCGCTGCTAATGAGATGAGCATGAATATCGAACAGCCGCCGCTGGCGGAGGAAGGGGCGAGTGAACTGGTCACCGCCACGCGCGCTTTTAATCGTATGCAGCAACGTATTCGTCGTTACGTGGCGGATCGTGAGCATCTGTTTTCGGCGATTTCCCACGATCTGAAAACACCGATCACTCGCCTGCGCCTTAGGGCAGAGCTGTTGGACGATGAGCGTAAGCGCAGTAAATTCAATCAAGATTTGGATGAGCTGGAGATGATGGTCAAAGGCGCGCTGCAGTGCGTGCGTGACACGGATTTGCATGAAAATAACGACTATATCGATCTTAACGTCATGCTGGAGCAGATCATCGAAAGTTACAATCAGCATCAGGTCCGAGTTCACTTTACCCCACATCCGATGGAGCCCTTGGTCGCGAAACCTTTAGCCATTAAGCGAGTACTGACCAATTTGCTCGACAATGCGCTCAAGTATGCAGGCCGTGCCGAAGTGCAGCTAGAGGAAAACGATAACTGGGTGAAAGTGACCATCACTGACTCTGGTCCGGGTATTCCCAACCATAAACTGGAAGCCGTGTTTGAGCCCTACTATCGCTTAGCGCATGATACCGAGGGCCACGGTTTGGGGCTGGGTATTTGCCGCAATATTTTGCACGGACACGGCGGAGATCTCACTCTGAGCAATTTGCCAAAGGGAGGCCTGAAAGTGGAAGTGCTGATTCCATCAGGGCTTGAAGTGTAA
- a CDS encoding ABC transporter substrate-binding protein: MKMTKTLLTLSLLSATSLVQAGEVEVLHWWTAGGEAKSAAVLKQMLEQQGHTWKDFAVAGGGGESAMTVLKTRAVSGNPPSAAQIKGHDIQEWGGLGFLTSLNATAKKENWDGILPAVVSKVMKFDGEYVAVPVNVHRVNWLWANPEVLKKSGVALPTTLDEFFAAADKIKAAGFIPLAHGGQPWQDATVFEAVALDVLGSADYNKAFVDLDMNVLSGDKMVEVFTKFKKMRSYIDDNAPGRDWNVATSMVINGEAAMQIMGDWAKGEFSAAGKVAGKDYICAPAPGTAGQFTFNIDSFAFFELSNKANQKAQQDLAKTILTKEFQEVFNLNKGSIPVRLDMDMSKFDQCALDSMATFKASAKSGDLVPSMAHGLATTSYAQGAIYDVVTNFFNDSKADPKEAAKKLAKAVKAAI; encoded by the coding sequence ATGAAAATGACCAAAACCCTACTTACCCTCTCTCTTCTTTCTGCGACTTCATTGGTTCAGGCTGGTGAAGTGGAAGTACTTCACTGGTGGACTGCTGGCGGCGAAGCTAAATCTGCCGCTGTGCTGAAACAGATGCTAGAGCAGCAAGGCCACACTTGGAAAGATTTCGCCGTTGCTGGTGGCGGCGGTGAGTCTGCGATGACCGTCCTCAAAACCCGTGCTGTTTCTGGCAATCCGCCTTCTGCGGCGCAAATCAAAGGCCACGATATCCAAGAATGGGGCGGGCTCGGCTTTTTGACATCACTGAACGCGACGGCAAAAAAAGAGAACTGGGATGGCATTCTTCCTGCGGTGGTCAGCAAAGTGATGAAGTTTGATGGTGAATATGTGGCGGTTCCTGTCAACGTGCACCGCGTCAACTGGCTTTGGGCTAACCCAGAAGTGCTGAAAAAATCAGGCGTTGCGCTACCAACCACCTTAGATGAATTTTTTGCCGCCGCCGACAAAATCAAAGCTGCGGGCTTTATTCCACTGGCACATGGTGGTCAACCTTGGCAAGACGCAACGGTATTTGAAGCGGTAGCACTCGATGTCCTTGGCAGCGCCGACTACAACAAAGCGTTTGTCGATCTCGATATGAATGTGCTCTCGGGCGACAAAATGGTCGAAGTGTTTACTAAATTTAAGAAAATGCGCAGTTACATTGATGACAACGCGCCGGGACGTGACTGGAACGTGGCCACGTCGATGGTGATCAACGGCGAAGCGGCGATGCAGATCATGGGCGACTGGGCGAAAGGGGAGTTTTCTGCGGCGGGTAAAGTCGCGGGCAAAGATTACATCTGCGCGCCAGCACCGGGCACTGCGGGGCAGTTTACCTTCAACATCGACAGTTTTGCTTTCTTTGAACTGAGCAATAAAGCCAACCAAAAAGCGCAGCAAGACTTGGCAAAAACCATTTTGACCAAAGAGTTCCAAGAAGTCTTTAACCTCAACAAAGGCTCCATTCCAGTGCGTCTGGACATGGATATGTCTAAGTTCGACCAGTGTGCGTTGGACTCCATGGCGACTTTCAAAGCCAGTGCTAAGTCAGGCGATCTTGTGCCGAGTATGGCGCACGGTCTTGCCACCACCAGCTACGCGCAAGGTGCCATCTATGACGTGGTGACCAACTTCTTCAACGACAGCAAAGCCGATCCGAAAGAAGCGGCGAAAAAGCTGGCGAAAGCGGTGAAAGCGGCCATCTAA
- a CDS encoding carbohydrate ABC transporter permease yields the protein MNRQINLARLTIYAALIFFCLVYLMPLFVMVITSFKTLPDIKAGNLMSLPQEWVMDAWYKAWSSACTGVKCEGVQGYFWNSFQMVIPAVAISTLLGAFNGYVVTKWQFRGSNLFFSLLLFGCFIPFQVILLPMAAVLGKLGLANTTTGLVLVHVIYGMAFTTLFFRNFYIGVPDELIKAAKLDGAGFFTIFFKILLPISTPIIMVTVIWQFTAIWNDFLFGVVYSGSETQPITVALNNLVNTSTGVKEYNVDMAAAIIAALPTLLVYVLAGKYFVRGLTAGSVKG from the coding sequence ATGAACCGTCAAATAAACTTGGCCCGCCTGACGATTTACGCTGCCTTGATTTTCTTCTGCTTGGTGTATCTGATGCCGCTGTTTGTCATGGTGATCACCTCATTTAAAACCTTGCCCGATATCAAAGCAGGCAACTTGATGTCTTTGCCGCAAGAGTGGGTGATGGATGCGTGGTACAAAGCGTGGAGCAGTGCCTGTACCGGGGTGAAATGTGAAGGGGTGCAAGGCTATTTTTGGAACTCCTTTCAGATGGTCATTCCGGCGGTGGCGATATCCACTTTGCTTGGCGCATTCAACGGCTACGTGGTAACCAAATGGCAATTTCGCGGCTCCAACCTGTTCTTCAGTTTGCTGCTGTTTGGCTGTTTTATTCCCTTTCAGGTGATTTTGTTACCGATGGCGGCTGTACTGGGCAAACTGGGTTTGGCTAACACCACCACAGGCTTGGTGCTGGTGCACGTTATCTATGGTATGGCGTTTACTACGCTGTTTTTCCGCAATTTCTACATTGGCGTACCGGATGAGTTGATCAAAGCCGCCAAGCTTGATGGCGCTGGTTTTTTCACCATTTTCTTTAAGATTTTGCTGCCGATTTCCACCCCGATCATCATGGTGACGGTGATTTGGCAATTTACCGCCATCTGGAACGATTTCCTGTTTGGCGTGGTTTATTCCGGCTCAGAGACGCAGCCGATCACCGTGGCGCTGAACAACTTAGTCAACACCAGTACCGGGGTTAAAGAGTACAACGTTGATATGGCGGCGGCGATCATCGCAGCGCTGCCGACGCTGTTGGTGTATGTATTAGCAGGCAAATATTTTGTGCGTGGTTTAACGGCAGGATCAGTAAAAGGATAA
- a CDS encoding TRAP transporter substrate-binding protein, whose amino-acid sequence MFKPLTLLAASVLAVTSFNAAANCDPGEIVIKFSHVTNTDKHPKGIAASLLEERVNKEMNGKACMQVYPNSTLYDDDKVLEAMLNGDVQLAAPSLSKFEKFTKKYRIFDLPFLFDDVDAVDRFQNSEAGEKLKNAMNRRGIRGLEFWHNGMKQISASKPIMVPADAKGLKFRVQASDVLVAQFEQLGANPQKMSFAEVYGGLQTKVIDGQENTWSNIYGKKFFEVQDGITETNHGILDYLVVTSTKWWDGLPSDVRNQLATILKEVTEMRNAESNKVELANRQYVIEAGGVVRTLTPEQRQEWVTALTPVWKKFEKDIGSDLIDAALASNKK is encoded by the coding sequence ATGTTTAAACCTCTTACCCTACTTGCTGCCTCTGTTCTTGCCGTGACCAGCTTTAACGCCGCCGCGAACTGTGACCCGGGCGAAATCGTGATCAAGTTCAGCCACGTGACCAACACCGACAAACACCCGAAAGGGATCGCCGCTTCTCTGTTGGAAGAGCGCGTCAATAAGGAGATGAACGGTAAAGCGTGTATGCAGGTTTATCCAAACTCAACCCTTTACGATGACGATAAAGTGCTTGAGGCGATGCTCAACGGTGACGTGCAACTGGCTGCGCCGTCGCTTTCCAAATTCGAGAAGTTCACCAAGAAATACCGCATTTTTGACCTGCCTTTCCTTTTCGATGATGTTGATGCTGTAGACCGTTTTCAAAACTCCGAAGCGGGCGAAAAGCTGAAAAACGCCATGAATCGTCGCGGTATTCGCGGCCTCGAATTTTGGCACAACGGCATGAAACAGATTTCGGCCAGCAAACCCATTATGGTGCCAGCCGATGCCAAAGGCTTGAAATTCCGCGTTCAGGCGTCGGATGTGTTAGTGGCTCAGTTTGAGCAACTGGGCGCGAACCCACAGAAAATGTCTTTTGCCGAAGTGTACGGTGGTCTGCAAACCAAAGTTATCGATGGTCAAGAGAACACTTGGTCAAACATCTACGGTAAGAAGTTCTTCGAAGTTCAGGACGGCATTACCGAAACTAACCACGGCATTCTGGATTACTTGGTGGTGACATCAACCAAGTGGTGGGATGGCCTGCCAAGCGATGTGCGCAATCAGCTCGCCACTATCTTGAAAGAAGTGACTGAAATGCGTAATGCCGAATCGAACAAAGTGGAGCTGGCGAACAGACAGTACGTGATTGAAGCCGGGGGCGTGGTGCGCACCTTGACGCCAGAGCAGCGCCAAGAGTGGGTCACGGCGCTAACGCCAGTATGGAAAAAGTTTGAAAAAGATATCGGTTCTGATCTGATTGACGCAGCGCTGGCGTCAAACAAGAAATAA
- a CDS encoding TRAP transporter small permease — protein MEQSMMAKIGQFTDRVEEGLIAFFLGAMTLLTFINVVMRYLFNDNILWALELTVFMFAWMVLVGASYGVKKHFHIGVDVVINKAPPQVRKVLALLAVACCLAFAILLLIGSWNYWYPFATERAWYETDDIPMPEMFQFLSVWFNEGELYEKIPRFLPYMALPIGMGLLTFRFLQVAWLIVTNQQDRMIAGHEAEEDLESLKAELSGAEAIMSKPQQTDSKER, from the coding sequence ATGGAACAATCAATGATGGCCAAAATCGGCCAGTTTACCGACCGAGTCGAAGAGGGGTTGATCGCCTTTTTCTTAGGGGCGATGACCTTGCTAACCTTCATCAACGTGGTGATGCGTTACCTGTTTAACGACAACATTTTATGGGCCTTGGAGCTGACGGTGTTTATGTTTGCCTGGATGGTGCTGGTCGGCGCGTCCTACGGCGTGAAGAAGCACTTCCATATCGGAGTCGATGTGGTCATCAATAAAGCCCCACCACAAGTTCGCAAAGTGCTGGCGTTGTTGGCCGTGGCTTGTTGTCTGGCGTTTGCCATCCTGCTGCTGATTGGCTCGTGGAATTACTGGTATCCGTTTGCCACTGAACGTGCTTGGTATGAGACCGACGATATTCCGATGCCGGAGATGTTCCAATTTTTATCTGTGTGGTTTAACGAAGGGGAGCTGTATGAAAAGATCCCGCGTTTCCTTCCTTACATGGCATTGCCTATTGGTATGGGGCTGCTCACTTTCCGTTTTCTCCAAGTGGCTTGGCTTATTGTCACTAATCAACAAGATCGCATGATCGCGGGGCACGAAGCGGAAGAAGATTTAGAGAGCTTGAAAGCGGAGCTAAGCGGCGCAGAAGCCATCATGAGCAAACCGCAACAAACCGACAGCAAGGAGCGTTAA
- a CDS encoding TRAP transporter large permease, translating to MDILILFLMVIAFMLIGVPIAVSLGLSSILFLMWHSDASLASVAQTLFNAFEGHYTLLAIPFFILASSFMSTGGVAKRIIRFAIAMVGWFRGGLAMASVVACMMFAALSGSSPATVVAIGSIVIAGMIKNGYSKEFAAGVICNAGTLGILIPPSIVMVVYSAATDVSVGRMFLGGVIPGLLAGLMLMVAIYIAARVKNLPKQPFVGWKEAMAAAKDASWGLLLVVIILGGIYGGVFTPTEAAAVAAVYSFFIANFVYKDMGPFADKENRRPALVKVVETFVHKDTQKTLFEAGKLTIMLLFIIANALILKHVLTEERIPQMITESMLSAGLGPIAFLIVVNVLLLIGGQFMEPSGLLIIVAPLVFPIAIQLGIDPIHLGIIMVVNMEIGMITPPVGLNLFVTAGVARMSMMGVVKAALPWVAVMFLFLIIVTYIPWVSTWLPTTLMGPEIITK from the coding sequence ATGGATATTCTGATTCTGTTTTTGATGGTGATCGCCTTCATGCTGATTGGCGTGCCGATCGCCGTCTCGCTGGGCCTATCCAGCATTCTGTTTTTGATGTGGCATTCAGACGCCTCTCTCGCATCGGTGGCGCAGACGTTATTCAATGCTTTTGAAGGACACTACACGCTGCTGGCTATTCCTTTCTTCATTCTGGCGTCGAGCTTTATGTCGACTGGCGGGGTGGCCAAGCGGATTATTCGTTTCGCGATTGCGATGGTGGGTTGGTTTCGTGGTGGCCTAGCGATGGCGTCTGTGGTTGCCTGTATGATGTTTGCCGCGTTGTCGGGGTCTTCACCGGCAACGGTGGTGGCGATCGGTAGCATTGTGATTGCCGGGATGATCAAAAACGGCTACTCGAAAGAGTTTGCCGCCGGGGTAATTTGTAACGCGGGTACGCTCGGTATCTTGATCCCACCTTCTATCGTGATGGTGGTCTATTCGGCGGCAACCGACGTGTCGGTTGGGCGCATGTTCCTTGGCGGCGTGATTCCCGGTCTGCTGGCGGGATTGATGTTGATGGTGGCGATTTACATCGCCGCAAGAGTGAAAAACCTACCTAAGCAACCTTTTGTTGGCTGGAAAGAGGCGATGGCCGCCGCCAAAGACGCCAGTTGGGGCTTGCTGTTGGTGGTGATTATTCTCGGCGGTATCTACGGCGGTGTCTTCACCCCAACCGAAGCGGCTGCGGTGGCTGCTGTTTACTCGTTCTTTATCGCCAATTTCGTTTACAAAGACATGGGCCCGTTTGCCGACAAAGAGAACAGACGCCCGGCGCTAGTGAAAGTGGTCGAAACCTTTGTGCACAAAGATACGCAAAAAACGCTATTTGAAGCGGGTAAGCTGACCATCATGCTGCTGTTTATCATCGCTAACGCGCTGATTCTCAAACACGTACTGACCGAAGAACGCATTCCGCAGATGATCACAGAATCCATGCTGTCGGCAGGTCTTGGCCCAATTGCGTTCCTTATTGTGGTCAACGTGCTGCTGCTGATTGGTGGTCAGTTTATGGAACCATCCGGTCTGCTGATTATCGTCGCGCCACTGGTTTTCCCGATTGCGATTCAGCTTGGCATTGACCCAATCCACCTTGGCATCATCATGGTGGTCAACATGGAGATTGGCATGATCACGCCACCGGTTGGCCTCAACCTGTTTGTGACCGCTGGGGTGGCACGAATGTCGATGATGGGCGTGGTAAAAGCAGCGCTCCCTTGGGTGGCGGTGATGTTCCTGTTCTTAATTATCGTCACCTATATTCCATGGGTGTCGACGTGGCTGCCGACCACCTTGATGGGGCCGGAGATTATTACTAAATAG
- a CDS encoding ATP-binding protein — MSQRRRTVLIFIAFYLFSLILTGHWVWQTTYASLLQQHQSQLERFASHIQNKLDKYAHIPQLLSKDEPLIQALLHPNNSAQIDVTNRYLEEVNHVIKAVDTYLIDQFGNTIAASNWNLDRTFIGRNFAFRPYFKQAIVGEQSQYFALGSTSGQRGYYYSYPMTYAGAPIGVVVVKMDLTSIEENWREKRSIFVASDRNQIVFMSSNPDWLFKSLTPLNQETLAQISASRQYLDQKIESLNFVGDLTNEHSEIRQGSHYRSATMVVSSHALPELDLTIRVLSSKHTIVFTTLGALLVLTLVFAILFLLGQLYYHRQQKHRQIEQLQQEANQKLEFQVMERTAELQAEIAQRAKTEQVLRVTQDELIQAAKLAVLGQMSASISHELNNPLAAIRSFAENGKLFLHKERYDRVDDNLSRISALTDRMAKISQQLRSFARRTTGDELVETKLVPILLSTKELMKPALKSARVHLETDFPQDDIWLLANTIQLEQVLINLLTNAMEAMSECDNKRLVITVELSTNAVVAIHIDDNGPGIELNAFSTLCEPFHTTKKNGLGLGLSISQQILSGMKGKLSVSTSALGGARFTVVLPVINTEVS, encoded by the coding sequence ATGTCACAACGCAGACGCACTGTTTTGATTTTTATCGCCTTTTACCTTTTTTCATTAATACTCACTGGCCATTGGGTTTGGCAAACCACCTACGCTTCACTCCTCCAGCAGCACCAGTCTCAATTAGAGCGTTTTGCTAGCCATATTCAGAATAAATTGGATAAGTACGCCCATATTCCGCAGTTACTCTCCAAAGATGAGCCATTGATCCAAGCCTTGCTTCATCCGAACAATAGCGCACAAATCGATGTCACCAATCGCTATTTGGAAGAGGTCAATCACGTGATCAAAGCGGTCGATACCTATTTGATTGATCAATTTGGCAACACCATTGCCGCAAGTAACTGGAATCTCGACCGCACCTTTATTGGTCGCAACTTCGCTTTTCGCCCTTATTTCAAACAGGCGATTGTGGGCGAACAGAGCCAGTACTTTGCCCTTGGGTCAACCTCTGGCCAGCGCGGCTACTACTACTCCTACCCCATGACATATGCTGGCGCTCCGATTGGCGTTGTCGTGGTCAAAATGGACCTTACCTCGATAGAGGAAAACTGGCGTGAAAAGCGCAGTATTTTTGTCGCTAGTGACCGCAACCAAATTGTATTTATGTCGAGTAATCCCGACTGGCTGTTCAAAAGTCTAACGCCTCTCAACCAAGAGACCTTGGCGCAGATCAGCGCATCACGCCAATATCTCGACCAAAAGATTGAATCACTCAATTTTGTCGGCGATCTCACCAACGAACACAGTGAGATCCGTCAAGGCAGTCATTATCGCTCTGCCACTATGGTGGTCTCCTCTCATGCGCTACCTGAGCTGGATCTCACCATTCGCGTACTCTCATCCAAACACACCATCGTGTTTACTACTCTCGGCGCTCTGCTGGTCTTGACGCTGGTTTTCGCTATCTTATTTCTGCTGGGACAGCTTTATTACCATCGCCAGCAAAAACACCGTCAAATAGAACAATTGCAGCAAGAGGCCAATCAAAAGCTCGAATTTCAGGTGATGGAACGCACTGCCGAATTGCAGGCAGAAATTGCCCAACGCGCTAAAACCGAGCAAGTGCTGCGCGTCACCCAAGATGAGTTGATTCAAGCCGCCAAACTGGCCGTATTGGGGCAAATGTCCGCCAGCATCAGTCATGAGCTCAACAACCCGCTGGCGGCAATTCGCAGTTTTGCAGAAAATGGCAAGCTGTTTTTGCACAAAGAACGCTATGACCGGGTCGATGACAACCTCAGCCGGATATCTGCCCTTACGGACCGAATGGCGAAGATCAGCCAGCAGCTGCGTTCTTTCGCGCGCAGGACAACAGGGGATGAGCTGGTTGAAACCAAACTTGTGCCGATTTTGCTCTCAACCAAAGAGTTGATGAAACCCGCGCTTAAGTCTGCGCGGGTCCATCTGGAAACTGATTTTCCTCAGGATGATATTTGGCTGTTGGCCAACACCATTCAGTTGGAACAAGTGCTGATTAACTTGCTGACAAACGCGATGGAAGCGATGAGCGAGTGTGACAACAAACGCCTAGTGATCACGGTCGAGTTAAGTACAAACGCGGTGGTCGCCATCCACATTGATGACAACGGGCCAGGTATCGAACTCAATGCTTTCTCAACGCTTTGCGAGCCTTTCCACACCACCAAAAAAAATGGTCTCGGGCTGGGCCTGTCCATTTCACAACAAATTCTTTCCGGCATGAAAGGGAAACTGAGTGTGAGCACAAGCGCGTTAGGCGGCGCTCGCTTCACGGTAGTGCTGCCGGTGATTAACACAGAGGTGTCATGA
- the tig gene encoding trigger factor, with translation MQVTVETLEGLQRRLNITVPAANIEDAVTAELRNIAKNRRFDGFRKGKVPMKMVAKMYGRAVRQDILGEVMQRHFIEAIIKEKINPAGAPTFAPVENKEGADLVFNATFEVYPEVELKGLENITVEKPAVEVKDADVEEMIETLRKQQATWKEVEGAAEIGTRATIDFVGSIDGEEFEGGKAENFPLEMGAGRMIPGFEDGIVGKSKGMEFEIDVTFPEDYHAENLKGKAAKFAIKVNKVEARELPELNDEFVAKFGVAEGGIDALKAEVRKNMERELKQAVKNRIKEQAIDGLVKENEIDVPAALIDQEINVLRQQAAQRFGGNVEAAMQLPRELFEEQAKRRVVVGLLLGEVIKADELKVDEEKVTALISEMATAYEDPSEVVAYYEQNEQLMNNMRNVALEEQAIDAIIAKAKVSDKEVSFNELMNQPA, from the coding sequence ATGCAAGTTACTGTTGAAACGCTAGAAGGCCTACAGCGCCGTCTGAATATTACTGTTCCTGCTGCTAACATCGAAGATGCAGTGACAGCTGAACTACGCAACATCGCGAAAAACCGTCGTTTCGATGGTTTCCGTAAAGGCAAAGTGCCAATGAAGATGGTTGCGAAAATGTACGGTCGCGCAGTACGTCAAGATATCCTAGGTGAAGTGATGCAACGCCACTTCATTGAAGCGATCATCAAAGAGAAAATCAATCCAGCTGGCGCTCCAACTTTCGCTCCTGTTGAGAACAAAGAAGGCGCAGACCTAGTATTCAACGCAACTTTCGAAGTTTACCCAGAAGTAGAACTGAAGGGTCTTGAAAACATCACTGTTGAGAAACCAGCGGTTGAAGTGAAAGACGCAGACGTTGAAGAGATGATCGAAACACTGCGTAAGCAACAAGCAACTTGGAAAGAAGTTGAAGGCGCAGCAGAAATTGGCACTCGTGCCACCATCGACTTCGTTGGTTCTATCGACGGTGAAGAGTTCGAAGGCGGTAAAGCAGAAAACTTCCCACTAGAAATGGGCGCAGGTCGCATGATCCCAGGCTTTGAAGACGGCATCGTTGGTAAGTCTAAAGGCATGGAATTCGAAATCGATGTGACTTTCCCAGAAGATTACCACGCAGAAAACCTAAAAGGTAAAGCGGCGAAATTCGCAATCAAAGTCAACAAAGTAGAAGCTCGTGAACTGCCAGAACTGAACGACGAATTCGTTGCTAAGTTTGGTGTTGCTGAAGGCGGTATTGACGCTCTGAAAGCTGAAGTTCGTAAGAATATGGAACGTGAACTTAAGCAAGCAGTTAAAAATCGCATCAAAGAGCAAGCGATTGACGGTCTTGTTAAAGAAAACGAAATCGACGTACCTGCAGCGCTTATCGACCAAGAAATCAACGTTCTGCGTCAACAAGCGGCTCAACGCTTTGGTGGCAACGTTGAAGCGGCAATGCAGCTTCCTCGTGAACTGTTCGAAGAACAAGCAAAACGCCGTGTTGTCGTTGGTCTGCTGCTAGGCGAAGTGATCAAAGCCGATGAGCTGAAAGTGGATGAAGAGAAAGTGACAGCACTGATCTCTGAAATGGCGACAGCGTACGAAGATCCATCAGAAGTGGTTGCTTACTACGAGCAAAACGAACAGCTAATGAACAACATGCGTAACGTTGCTCTAGAAGAGCAAGCTATCGACGCAATCATTGCTAAAGCGAAGGTTTCTGATAAAGAAGTTAGCTTTAACGAGCTAATGAACCAACCAGCTTAA